One Xenopus tropicalis strain Nigerian chromosome 8, UCB_Xtro_10.0, whole genome shotgun sequence genomic window carries:
- the LOC100488890 gene encoding serine/threonine-protein kinase N2, with the protein MEDHVLMLLFFRIETEKKILQLVKKEKAPFLIGLDTYFVTNYNECLVMEYAPGGDLRLLMDKYDLPLKCSIFYAACIVQGLKFLHENNIVHRDLKPENILLDKRGYPRITDYGISKTGIGFEDQIYGRCGTRPYMAPEIFTESHYTRSVDWWALGVIIYEMILRKLPFDGDSGCEIRLKIIYERPNYPRTLPAYVRDILQGLLNKNPALRLGSTVEGAHAVMERPFFFGMKWEALRRKEIKPMFIMNYTE; encoded by the exons ATGGAGGATCATGTTcttatgcttttatttttcagaatTGAGACAGAAAAGAAGATATTGCAATTGGTAAAGAAGGAAAAAGCTCCATTCCTGATTGGCTTAGACACTTACTTTGTGACAAACTACAATGAGTGTTTGGTTATGGAATATGCCCCAGGAGGTGACCTAAGGTTACTTATGGACAAGTATGACCTGCCACTGAAATGCAGCAT ATTTTATGCAGCCTGCATTGTGCAAGGACTGAAATTTCTGCATGAAAACAACATTGTCCATAG AGATTTGAAGCCTGAAAACATTTTGTTGGATAAGAGAGGATATCCCAGAATTACAGACTATGGAATTAGCAAAACTG GAATAGGTTTTGAGGATCAAATTTATGGCCGATGCGGCACTCGCCCATATATGGCCCCTGAAATATTCACAGAATCTCACTATACCAGATCGGTGGACTGGTGGGCCTTAGGTGTCATCATTTATGAGATGATACTTAGAAAG TTGCCATTTGATGGAGACAGTGGTTGTGAGATTCGTTTAAAAATTATCTATGAAAGGCCAAACTATCCACGTACCCTGCCTGCATATGTCCGTGATATACTACAAGGA ctgctgaataaaaatccCGCACTGCGCCTGGGATCGACTGTAGAAGGAGCGCACGCGGTTATGGAACGACCATTCTTCTTT GGAATGAAATGGGAGGCTTTAAGGAGGAAAGAAATCAAGCCTATGTTTATTATGAATTACACTGAATAA
- the LOC116406704 gene encoding uncharacterized protein LOC116406704: protein MFRRFFKRIRKIFRRKKVHPTTCIETESSSPDVAAPQEFCVTEHVTQGKDLFVEELKVENLIESPVQVLTDEAIEEPIESLIDELNDEKEDKNSVATLLVDMEKEPHATYIIVKEAVECLDTLQYPDPECPQSASPAEVFMQDEENVVEDFETQDKNDEKEIADSDSEDDRSSLLDCSSESSGDSISSGSSEMEPPMISVTVRPKLPRVEETEKPPDSPEPLDSSERSLDSSPRYYYLEDSHEYKSQGEDSNGLDVQTKRQRPKYYINRIEKSSDSSERAHCLEMALPAIHQSELARTPSKSKSEDYNILSVLGEGSFGQVFLAEHKHSKKKFAIKAITKNVYDEHATQK from the exons ATGTTTAGAAGATTCTTTAAAAGAATTCGGAAAATCTTTAGAAGAAAGAAG gTTCATCCTACAACCTGTATTGAAACA GAGTCCAGTAGCCCAGATGTTGCTGCACCCCAGGAGTTTTGTGTAACAGAACATGTTACACAGGGGAAGGACTTATTTGTTGAAGAATTGAAAGTTGAAAATCTCATTGAATCTCCAGTTCAAGTATTGACCGATGAGGCAATAGAAGAGCCCATCGAGAGTCTGATTGATGAACTGAATGATGAGAAAGAGGACAAAAATTCTGTTGCAACTCTATTAGTGGATATGGAGAAAGAACCACATGCAACATATATAATAGTGAAAGAAGCTGTGGAATGTCTAG ATACTTTACAGTATCCAGATCCAGAATGTCCTCAAAGTGCTTCTCCTGCAGAGGTTTTTATGCAGGACGAGGAAAATGTAGTTGAAGATTTCGAGACCCAAGATAAAAATGAT GAGAAGGAAATTGCTGATTCAGATTCAGAAGATGATAGGTCCAGTCTTCTGGATTGTTCTTCT GAGTCCAGCGGAGACAGCATTTCCAGTGGTTCAAGTGAAATGGAACCACCTATGATAAGTGTTACAGTGAGACCAAAATTACCACGAGTGGAAGAAACTGAGAAACCACCAG ATTCTCCAGAGCCACTAGATAGCTCAGAAAGATCACTTGACTCTTCACCAAGATATTATTATTTGGAAGATTCACATGAGTACAAGAGTCAAGGGGAG GACTCCAATGGTTTGGATGTACAGACTAAAAGGCAAAGACCAAAGTACTACATTAATAGAATCGAGAAATCCTCAG atTCTTCAGAGCGAGCACATTGCCTTGAAATGGCATTACCAGCTATACATCAAAGTGAG TTGGCCAGAACTCCTTCCAAATCTAAATCAGAAGACTATAACATCCTTAGTGTGCTGGGAGAAGGATCTTTTGGACAG GTGTTTCTGGCAGAGCACAAACATTCAAAGAAGAAATTTGCGATTAAGGCTATTACAAAGAATGTATATGACGAACATGCCACTCAAAAGTAA